One genomic window of Devosia salina includes the following:
- the ubiT gene encoding ubiquinone anaerobic biosynthesis accessory factor UbiT, translated as MLLPRPLSLVINRMPIALVQRLVDQVFQRALQQHPDLFDRLGAEADKYFRFTPADLDLSFIVHPAGRTIRACRKKDAPAAHANISGPLLTLLALLEGRIDGDAVFFSRSLTVTGDMQAMLALRNGLDDSGFDLPSDLAGLAGPFAQPFRQVAELVRRRALAGLG; from the coding sequence ATGCTGCTGCCGCGCCCGCTATCCCTTGTCATCAACCGCATGCCTATCGCCTTGGTGCAGCGCCTTGTCGACCAGGTGTTCCAGCGCGCGTTGCAGCAGCATCCTGACCTGTTCGATCGCCTCGGCGCGGAGGCCGACAAATATTTCCGGTTCACGCCGGCGGACCTTGACCTGAGCTTCATCGTGCACCCCGCCGGGCGCACCATCCGCGCCTGCCGCAAGAAAGACGCGCCGGCGGCCCATGCCAATATCTCGGGACCATTGCTGACCCTCCTGGCGCTGCTGGAAGGACGGATCGATGGCGATGCGGTGTTCTTTTCGCGCAGCCTGACCGTGACCGGCGACATGCAGGCCATGCTGGCCCTGCGTAATGGCCTCGATGATAGCGGCTTCGACCTGCCCAGCGACCTGGCGGGTCTGGCCGGACCCTTCGCGCAACCGTTCCGGCAGGTGGCCGAACTGGTGCGCCGCCGTGCCCTGGCCGGGCTGGGCTGA